The Zalophus californianus isolate mZalCal1 chromosome 6, mZalCal1.pri.v2, whole genome shotgun sequence DNA window GCAGGGAAAGAACATTTAGGTGTCATTTAAATGCTCAGAGCTGAACTTTTCGTGACAAAATCTTTTCTACCCGCTCCTAGCACAACACCCAGGGTCCCTCCCCTGCGTCCCCCATCCTTGGGGAACCACGGGTCTGCCACAGAGCAGGGGCTTTAGAGTCAACTGATCACTGTGTAAACGCTACCGTTTCCGATTACTAACTGTGAGGCCTCCCACAAGTCACTCAACTGCCCGCCTGTTTCCACCCCCATCTCCCAAGGTTCTCACGCGAGTCGGGGAGGTGAGGCTCTGCAGTGACAGCTGACAGACCGTCAACAGGGACTGATGGCGGAGAACCCGACTGGTGGAAGTAAGTCACGCCAGATGTACAAAGCCATGGTCTCCCTTCATCTGCCAGACATGCATTCCgtaaaacaaaacttaaatgCTAAGACTTCATTTTCAAATGGACTACTTAACGTGGGTCGCCATCACGGTACGTCTGCCAGATGAGGCAGGCCTCACCTCAGGCTTTCCGTGCCTGGCTGGGTTGGTGAACAGCACCAAGATGTTGAGtcactgggttttatttttaataatccttTTACCCAGAGAACAATCTCTTTCCTGTGGCAGACTGCAGCCCTCACCCTATTCAGCCCCACGGGTGGGCTCTCCGTGGGGCAGGCTGATGTGGCTCAGCACAGAACTTGCAGTGACTGAGTCAAAGCAAGGAAAGGCCCGAAGCTCGGTTAAGGCCCATGACCTGGGCCAGGTGCAGGGCCACGGGCTAAGAGAGACCCCCTCCCTGTTCTCAAGAGCTCACAGCAACCAACCAGCACGCATGTGATTGGTCCTGTGTGCGAATCGTTCTGAGGACACAGAGATGAGGCGCTTCCTAGGACAGGGCAGCCACACGATTGTTCTGGTCAGTTCTGGACCATGGGGCTGACGGTCTTAACAAAACAGTAGGAAGAAAATGTGGTTTCAATCTTAGGACAAAAGATTACTCTTTCCTCACGTTCTTCCACACCATTCCACCTCCTTTCTACAGATGAgagacacttttaaaaatatatccatccATAAAACATCTGTGTTGGTCCTATTAAAAACAGAGGATGATCAAAATCATGACATATGAGAATTAATCACTATAGATCATAGTTGCTATTTTTATACTTCTACAGAGAGGAAGGTATTTTTAAGTGGCCAAAATAAgcagacaaaataaaacagaaaagtcaaCAGATTCTTCAAACAAAATACAATactatacaaattaaaaatggctCAGTGGTGCTTTTCATGTAAACAAactaaaactacaaaaactgGTCCTTGATACCCTATCACTTATTATCAAACATTTactttccaaataaaatcacCAATGCCTCATAGGACTCAATCACAAGTCCTAAGATgcaatgtgtttttctcttttaaaagtcaCTACCTTCTAAAAAAATAACGACTCTGTTCTAAACCAGAACACTAGAGAAGGCCCCCCGCAACAGAGGGCTTTATCTTTCTCCTCCAGACTTCCCCTATGGAGAAAGGGTTATAATATCGTAGGCCCCAaaaagcatactttttttttttttttcctgaggtgtaattgacataggACATATTATTCCAGGTCtgtaacataatgatttgatatttgtatatattacaaaatgatcactacCGTAAGTCTaattaccatccatcaccatatgcAGTGACAAAggtttcttcttgtgatgagaacttttgagatctgttttcttaaaaactttcaaatacgcaatacagtattattaactatagtcaccatgctgtgcatgaCATCCCCAGAAAAGCACACTTCTAAGCCACTTTGgatgtcttaaaaaaagaaaaatcagctaGAGGTATGGGGGTTACTaacaaagggaaaattccatTAACCATCAGAATGTTTTTATAGTACCAAATATCTAGATATATTAGAATATCTTGATGAATGCAAGTTTTTCATCCTGAATTCTGATATTTGGTGTTACACAGATGACTCAGCatataagttttatatataaatatatatttaaaagctcTATCCTCAAATAAGTTTACCAGAACTTATTCCACAACAAAGCCAGTTATAAATCTTTTTGACTGAGAGTGGCGGTGGgaattaaaacatgtttaaagtaaatatgaattgggcgcctgggtggctcagatggttaagcgtctgccttcagctcaggtcatgatcccagggtcctgggatcgagtcccacatcgggctccctgctccttgggagcctgcttctccctctgcttctctctctctctctctctctctctgtctctcatgaataaataaataaaatctttaaaaaaataaataaataaaaaataaagtaaatatgaatttcttttaatactttgaaACTTTCTCAAATATCTTCCGTATTGTGTGCATGAACCATTTATGTGCATGGTTTTATATGGTAGAGCCTGGATTTCCATCCAGGTTTCTGGGAGTCCGAAGGCCAGGTTCTAAACTGGCAGAGGTGGCCTCTGGCTTGTGGCTGGCATGTCACCCCTGCCCATGAACTACACTCGCACTGCATGTGTATCCACAACACGTGGGGCTGTTTCACACCTTTAACACAAATGGCATTGTGCCATAGTTACCTTTTCTGCAATTTATGTCATGACTAAACACTGTATTCTTTGAGACACGGTCATATGGAATCCATCTAGATCTAGTTCCGTTTTGGCCACAACTTCATTTTCCACCACGTGACTACactacagtttgtttatccagtctGCTAAGAGACCAAGATCCTCTCTTGCCAATTTTTCAATATTACAAGCAACACGTCCACGAATACCCTTATATCTGTCTTCTAACTCAAATGCAGGGGGTCTTCCTCTCTGGAGAAAGGGGTGGCAAACTATGGCCTTTGGGCCATATGTGGTCCacttcctgtttttgtaaataaagttttattgggactcGGCCACACCCATCCGTTTACCTACGTTCTGACTACTTTCACGCCACAACAACAGAGTGGAATCCACACAGACTGCTGGCCTTTGACAAAGGAAGTCTGCCAACCCCCACTCTAGACCGCATACACAGAAGTAAAGCAGCTGGGTCTTCAGTTACATTCACCTTCAACTTGACCCGGTACTGACACAGTTACTCCTCCAAAGCGTTGGTACCCCTTTTATACTCTCATCTGCAGCATGTAACACATCTGCCACACAAGCCCAGAAACACCACTTGTTAATCTGACTTCTAACATTTGCCAGTGTCATAGATTTGTTTCTGTTGCCTTAAACTCCCTGATACTGAAAAGGCCGAGCATATTTTCAAATGCTTAATAAACATTCAACAACAGGATAATGGCTATTCGTTCAACAGACACTGCTTTTAATGCAAGGAATACAATGGTGATCTGAACAGGCAGAAATTTAAgagtatttgtgtttttaagagcATGGaacagggcgcctgcgtggctcggttggttaagtgaatgcctttggctcaggtcatgatcccagggtcctgggatcaagccccgcatcgggctccctgctcagcaggaagcctgcttctcccgctcccactccccctgcttgtgttccctctctcgctgtctctctctgtcaaataaataaataaaatcttaaaaaaaaaaagagcatgggaCAGGGTTTATGATATGataaataatagtatttacttattcattgtAACAGTCAttgaggggcccctggatggatcagtcagttaagcgtccgactggttaagtgtctgactcttggtttcagttcaggtcatgatctcagggtcctgggattgagccccgtgtcaggctctgcactgggtgaggagcctgcttaggattctctctccctctgcccctccccccactcgtgtgcacaagcgcactcgctctctctcaaaacaaaatctttaaaaaaaaaatcatggaaagctTGCTCTGCATAAGCAATATACAGGGTACTTATTAGGCAGTGGCATAAGACATGTTCCCTGCTCTCGGGAGGGAAAATACTATGCCCAGACACGCATGATCTCAAAagcgtttttttaaaaaaaacgatTAGAAGCTAGATCCAAATGTTAATAATGGTGGATATGGAATTACAggtaatttcccttttctttattaCCTTCAGTGTTTCCAAGATTCTTCAATGAGCGTGTTATGTTTACAACAGAAAACTGAAAGAGATTCTTTGTTAGACCAGGATTACGATATGCCGACATCTGTCTACTGGGACCCAGTGGCACCTTCTGTGTGTCTTCCAGatcaacaggaaaaagaaaagacctgagaaagaCCTCACAGTCATCTTTGTTCCCTGGGTCACAGGCTGAGACCTCTCTGCATCACATGTCCTCGGGCTTCAGGCCCTTTGTAAAGCTCTGACacaagaataaaggaaaaggcaATTTTGCAGGAGCCCCTCTCCAGTTACCGGCAGTGACCTTGGGTCTAGGAAAGGTGCACAGATGTATCTGTGGCTATAGCAAAAGCAAGCATCGGACGGCCTATCAGCTTCTCTCGGTAAAACTCAAGGGTGCAGAGAGCAAAGAGATGAAGAGTCGtcatgtttttataaagttttaccCTGACTAAACTAATCCCCACTCTGGGAACGTGCTCACACCACCCTGCCCCAGTCTGAAGGTTAATACTTGcatgcatgtttatttttgtaagccACCAAAGAGGTGTGTGTTATGTCCAATATATATGCAACATATTTATTGACCAAGATAATAATCTGGTATGAAACAAACTGGGAATGAAAATGATGAAACTCAACGCTCAAGAAATTTAAGGGCTAAATTCCTGCTGCTGTTGCTTAAACACCTGAACGTGAGACTGGAAACCAGACGCATGACACGCAAGACAGGAACCTAAGTGCTATGAGTAAACCTTATTTCTGCTCCTACTTTCTTCTTATATTCCAGTATACCCCATGTCCAGTTATGTTAAACGGGAGAAcatggggtgcgtgggtggctcagttgaccagttgctcaggtcatgatctcagggttgtaggatcaagccctgagtcaggctcctcactcggtgggagtctgcttgagaattctctctccttctctctctgccccgccccccccccccccccccactgctcgcgctctctctctctccctctcaaataaataataaataaatctttaaaaaagaagaaaagactggTGTTGTgagttgaactgtgtcccctaaGAAGGTATGTTCAGGTCCTAATTTCTCTTCCTCCCGCCCCTCTcctctgtgcttgctctctaaaataaataaatctttaaaaaaaattaaaaataaaaataaacagaacagaaACCACAAACCAAAGACCCTCAAAACCTTATACTAAGCAAGCTGTCAAGGATGTGACTTTTTATTAACTGTCCTACTAGCCATTTGCAGGGGACCTGCGGCAAGGTCCCCGCTGAAAGATTGCAGAGTAGTTTCCCCTATCTTATCTTTGAAGCAGAGCAGCCTGCTGCTGGGTGAAGACTGCAGCTcctcccccaccgcccctcccctcccgccttGTACATGAAAAACACCCCAGGGCCTAGCGACACTCTAGATACCTGGTGCCTAGTGGCACTCTAGCAGGAAAACAACAAACAAGGATCAGGAGCCTAATACAGGGCAATATCACACAGAGCTGGCAATGTTaacctgccttccctcctcctaGTTTCCACCCACCAAAACCCAAGAGTTTCCCAGGGattaatctggggaaaaaaatactgacTCTGAGAACCACAGAGTCCAAATGATAAAAAGGCTCCCATTGAGTGGGTATCTTCTGTGTTCCAGATGAAATGATGGGCACTTTCTAAAaaagttttctctattttttccccataaaaccTTTGTCAAGTTTGGTTTCCTTATCCTCCTATTACGGAAAAGGAAAATGCAGTAATGCGACTTGTTTAAGGTTGCACCGTTGACTGGCTGCAGCCAGATTCCAGCCCCAAGCCTTTCCGCCACACCAGCCTGTCTGGTCAAGGAGGGAGGATTAGGGCTGATCGTTGCAACTGGAGAACAGTCTTAAGTACATAATAACAAAGTGTAGAATTCTAAATGTAGAATAACAGGGAACCTGGTGCCTGGTAAAACTGTTTTTAGAACTTTGTAACTAAAGAATAGCACTAGGCTCAGGGAGATGCCAGGACTCGGTCACTGAGGTCTCTAACTGGAATGCAGGATACTAAGCCACCCCCTAGGGCGTACAGGCACAGCCTCCCCATTTCTCCACCAACTCCGACCAAGGAAGGACGCTAGCCAAGGAGCAGATCCATGTGCTCCACTGGCCCCGTCCTCCTCCCCCACTGAGATGCAGGGAAGGTTTCTGGCATGGTGCTCAGCATAAAAGGTACTATTAGCTgtcagggccccccccccccttcccacGAGCCAGCGGCAAGCCACAGGACCCGCTGCATCTGGCCCCACACCCTGATTGGCCCCAGGTTCCTTGAGCTCCACCCTTGAGTCAGCTAGGGCCTAGGGGTCGGTCATTCCTCATCCCTCTCCCCACAAGCCTCTCCAAGCCCTAgccaaccccccccccgccccaatccCGCCCTGTCCTCGAGTATCTAAAAACAAAGTTCGTATCTTTTTCTTCAACACCAAGTGATTCCCCACTAAGACCAGTCCAAAAGCTGTGTCCACCCCCTCCTTGTAGCAACAACAGAGGATGGTTCCTGACACCCCCAGCCCTGAGGCACCAGGCTAGTCTCTGAACCCACCAGCCTCTGACAAGCGCAACTTCGTCCCTCCCTCTACCATCAACAGCACCAGCTCCTTATCCACGAGACAGGCCAATTCCCCCAAAGTGCCTACCTTCTAGTGGTTCTTACCGTATCCCCCTtggccccccttccccaccactctcCTCGGACCGAGCCTGAGCGATCTGGCCCCAAAAGGCCTCTCTCGGCTCAGCGTGGGGACCGGTGAACCGCTAGGACTTACCCAATGCCCAAGCTGGCAAGAGCACCAGATGCCCAGATCCTCAAGACCCACTTCAAGTCAAtcatgcccccaccccaccccgaatACAGAGCAGTAGCCCGTGCCCCGACCCGCTCGAACCCCCAGAGCTTGCGCGGCACACTCCAGCCCCGCCGAGCGGCCTCGGCCCGTCGCCCCCCACCCGGAGGGCCCTGACCTTGCCGGAGCTGGGGGTCGTCCAGCACGTTGTAGGCCGCGTAGTCGCGGACGCCGTGCAGCCGCAGGATCTGCACCACCGCGTTGCTGAAGCCGCACTGGGGCTGCTCCGGAGTCCCCTTGAGGAAGACCACCACCTTGTCCTTCTTCACCAGGGCGTCCAGCTGCTCCGCCGAgctgcccccgccgccgcccgagCCCGCCGTCCGCACGCCCGGGCCCCGCAGACCGCCGCCGCCCGCACCGCGCCCCCAGCGGAGCAGAGCCGCCGCTGCCCGGCTCAGGGATCCGCTCATCCCCGCACGCCCGCCGGACCCCTCGACGGCCCGGGACCTCGGCTCGGCCCCCCCACCCGTAGCCTTCCCCGGGCCCGCGGCAGCTCGGCCCGCCCCCCGGAGGATCTCATTGGGCTGGCTCCGAACTGCTCCCCGTGATTGGACAACGCTAGCCCGCACTTACTCGATTCTACCAATCATGTGGCTCGTCCTGCCCCCGACAGATTGGAGGCAGACCTTAAACTTGAGCCGCATCCTACAGCATTACTATTGGCCGCTGGCAATCGCTTTGTCAGTTGATTGGAGAGAATGAATGTCCATCAGCGTCACGCTCCGAGTCAAGGAGAGGCGAAACGAGGGGGAAGACGACTTCCCTCCGGAGGGTAGACGGGCCTGCTGGGATACTCCCGGATGACTGGGGAAGGCAGTGGGCGGGTTTCGGCGTTCCGCGGAACGCCGGGAAGGGGTTACTTCTAGACGACGGTTCCGGTTccggtgtgtggggggggtgggggggttgagTTGCCGTGGCAACGCGGTAGCCGGGCGTAGAGTTGCTGCATCGGGGCGACGGCGGGGCTGGAGTCGGCCCGGGTCTGCCTTTCCCAGCCTAGGTGAGCGACCCCGGCGCCTCCGTAAGGCCGCGGCCGAAAGCGGCCGTTCGTGGCAGGGACGGACCGGGGCCGGGCTCTCGCGGCCGGGGCTCCCGCGTGGAGGCGAGGACCACGTGTCGGCAGTCCCTCGGCCCCACCGCCCGCGTGGGAGCAGAGGCCCACACCCGGCCCCAAGGCTCCCGTCTCCAGCGCACGATTATTTCTCCaaaataactattatttaaaaagtgtgtAAGGTGCTCTCGTATGCTTGATCCCCTCCGGATTTGGGGCTTCGTGGACTTCGCAGCCCACTTAAGTCCTTTGGGCCTATAGCCCAGGAAAGCTTTGTTGAATGGGGAGCTAAGAGGGAATTGGTTCGCTGGACAGACGTTTTCTGGGCTGCTTCTGCGTGCCGGGCACGGTGCCAGCGCGGGATGTCCAGAGCGACTTGGTGCCCAAAGCTGGTAGTCAGCGGAGGGACTGAGAAGCAGGTACAGAGGAGGGCTCGCTGCTTTCTCTGTTCTCCATTGTGCGCATTGCACCTTCACGTGTATTCATGAGCTGGTTTATTGATTTCCCTCCCGGGCACTGGAATTAACTCACTGCTACATCCTCAGTACCCTAGAGCAGTGCTTGGGACCGGGCAGGTGTGCCTATTGGTGGAATGAACAGTTCCGGAAGATCGGGACTCGAGTGAAATCCATCTGTAGTCTTGGAGCCGCGCTGGGTTGATGGTACCCTGGGGCACACCAGACTTGCAGAGAAAGCATACtccagaggaagctgaggcatgaCTGCTCAAGAGCCAGCGGTTCTATGTGCAATTTTCCTCTGATAGTCCCGGGTACTGTTGCCACGGTGATAATGACTGCGCCATGTCGTTATCTATCGACCAACAGTAAGAGAAGCTTTGCAGTCGAGATATTGTTTAACAGACGGAGTGGTTTCTGTTGGACACTAAGTACTGCtacaaattagttttaaaaaacaaaagccttaagtattttaaaaattgttgctgGAGGTGACGGGCTTCTGTTTCGGAGGTTCTCaaatttaaaaccagaaaattagTAGGGATGCTGTTAGCAAGTACTCTTGCAACTAATCATTCAGCATGAAACTTGAACCTTAGTAAACCGAGAATAAATTCAAGATACTACTGAGAAGTGCTCCTCAGTGACCTGTTTATTTCATGCTCATTGATGCTATGGATGTGTGGTAGTTTTCTAATGGGGGACCCAAAATTGATCAGCTCCTtacagaatccttttttttttttctcccccagattCATGGATTCCAGGTAAATCAGAGGAACAGAAATATATAGGAAGTGTGGAGGTGCTGAAGCCCAGGCGTTGCAGAAGACTGTGTCTGGTACACTTACATTAGAGAATAGATT harbors:
- the GLRX5 gene encoding glutaredoxin-related protein 5, mitochondrial, with protein sequence MSGSLSRAAAALLRWGRGAGGGGLRGPGVRTAGSGGGGGSSAEQLDALVKKDKVVVFLKGTPEQPQCGFSNAVVQILRLHGVRDYAAYNVLDDPQLRQGIKDYSNWPTIPQVYLNGEFVGGCDILLQMHQNGDLVEELKKLGIRSALLDEKKDQDSK